A single window of Aspergillus oryzae RIB40 DNA, chromosome 8 DNA harbors:
- a CDS encoding uncharacterized protein (predicted protein) yields the protein MMDEVDFELCLDIDQYVAASRRESKRLSTQSTTGSIKHDNVRTVTIPNPKVRKHGELDSTSDIDEKHTLEPVHHARPCKKLKVANQAESDLEDDHDRTYLDIAIKRITTHHDQEILSDADDTDPETRSSTNASTTAVNEDTMDLDSDTDAEVHANSTSGSITTSPSHSYIARPSHLFQIFEDPDDSHLENHPGLVSSFTTYSSLDEDKENIRDDDAYEQREHTHGMGVNSQMWTRQSNNRFSHAASSRYQGVDGGVDTDEADTDVEEFLTEGGEGAREVEMEDVRVSFHSLGAGEASLLPLAFPLPLRIPSPGVGQGGRASGRRRCFGPRPVVHFE from the exons ATGATGGACGAGGTCGACTTCGAGCTTTGCTTGGACATCGATCAATAT GTAGCCGCCTCTCGCCGCGAGTCAAAGCGACTATCCACCCAGTCCACCACAGGCTCAATTAAGCACGACAACGTCCGAACTGTGACAATCCCCAACCCCAAGGTTCGCAAGCACGGGGAACTAGACTCGACCTCTGACATCGACGAAAAGCACACCTTAGAGCCGGTTCACCACGCACGACCAtgcaagaagctcaaggtcgCAAACCAGGCAGAGTCTGACCTCGAGGATGACCACGATCGCACCTATCTCGATATCGCGATCAAGCGCATCACTACCCACCACGATCAGGAAATACTCTCAGACGCCGACGACACAGATCCAGAAACCCGTAGCTCAACTAACGCCTCGACCACGGCCGTCAACGAAGATACAATGGATCTAGACAGCGACACGGACGCGGAAGTCCATGCCAACTCGACCAGCGGCAGCATAACCACAAGTCCGTCTCACTCTTACATCGCTCGTCCAtcccatctcttccagatcttcgaGGATCCGGATGACTCGCATCTGGAGAACCATCCCGGCCTCGTGTCTAGCTTTACTACTTACTCCTCTCTCGATGAAGATAAGGAGAATATCCGCGACGATGATGCCTACGAGCAGCGGGAGCATACCCATGGAATGGGGGTTAATTCGCAGATGTGGACTCGTCAATCTAATAATCGGTTCTCGCATGCGGCCAGTTCCAGGTACCAGGGTGTTGATGGGGGAGTGGATACGGATGAGGCGGATACTGATGTTGAAGAGTTTTTGACCGAGGGTGGAGAGGGTGCaagggaggttgagatggaggatgtGAGAGTGTCGTTTCATTCGTTGGGTGCTGGGGAGGCTTCATTGCTTCCTctggcttttcctttgcctttaAGGATTCCTTCCCCCGGAGTCGGTCAGGGTGGCAGAGCTAGTGGTAGGCGTCGCTGCTTCGGCCCTAGGCCTGTTGTGCACTTTGAGTGA
- a CDS encoding putative SNF2 family helicase (helicase-like transcription factor HLTF/DNA helicase RAD5, DEAD-box superfamily) — MQQLEKHCEIDAIGEVLVYRANARYLTLDVPKSIQKHNIVITTYDEVRRSYPQCNVPSQIADKDKLIEWWKETYENDVGPLHQIKFRRIILDEAHVIKNHLSQISIAVRALTGHYKWVLSGTPVHNCVEEFYPLFDFLGVPRTGTYENFWKLYCKDNEANKCLVNLLRSFMFRRTHSSRLFSLPIIKLPDIDERVVQTEFCKAERVMYDAIIDAFFEIINGFAHVENPRVKQYRCFLTMILKLRMFSSHMLTAQDIIKKLLSKGLIRELIDILKVERSPESPSYNIIQWIRTMRKDTELPATPQTQGFTGLCVEELHGDKEELAKQFKAFMTTLHENEQWLERFERGKCASCGFMPMNPLVTSCMHLYCEECYYLLMKEGETRICSSCNTCIEAAAMCPIADDGEIREPPSALIVEKTKKQKKPSKKNKKKTQRGFMGGFPAVASHGRDESEDEEVDEDEEVDWISVSGGEMTSAKLVKIQEIVKGWIDENPDVKIVIFTQFLDFLRLVGLMCNKEKWVATSVSSNLRHNLPLIHGGSAANRTQLHGKLSLQAREQSMDKFRDEKEVRILIASLKAGGIGLDMSMANKCILVDLWWNEAIQQQVLHTHTFDFIHFYISE; from the exons ATGCAGCAACTCGAGAAGCATTGTGAAATAGATGCAATAGGCGAAGTTCTTGTGTATCGTGCAAACGCGAGATACTTGACACTTGACGTTCCCAAGAGTATCCAAAAGCACAACATCGT AATAACTACGTACGATGAAGTTCGGAGATCTTACCCTCAGTGCAATGTCCCAAGTCAGATTGCCGACAAAGATAAACTTATTGAATGGTGGAAAGAGACCTATGAGAATGACGTGGGCCCTTTACATCAGATCAAATTCAGGAGGATTATCTTAGACG AGGCTCACGTCATAAAGAATCACCTTTCCCAAATATCTATCGCTGTCCGAGCTCTCACTGGCCATTACAAATGGGTCCTCAGTGGAACGCCTGTGCACAATTGTGTAGAGGAATTCTATCCGCTCTTTGATTTTCTCGGTGTTCCTCGCACCGGAACTTATGAGAATTTCTGGAAGTTATACTGCAAG GATAATGAAGCTAATAAGTGCTTGGTTAATCTCCTCCGATCTTTCATGTTTCGTCGAACGCATTCTAGTCGGCTTTTCTCGTTACCTATCATCAAGCTGCCCGATATTGACGAAAGGGTTGTACAGACAGAATTCTGTAAAGCTGAGAGGGTAATGTACGATGCTATCATCGATGCATTCTTCGAGATAATCAATG GCTTCGCCCATGTGGAAAATCCTAGAGTGAAGCAATACAGATGCTTCCTAACGATGATTTTGAAGCTGCGCATGTTTTCCAGCCATATGCTTACTGCGCAAGATATCATAAAGAAGCTTCTTTCCAAAGGATTGATTCGGGAGCTTATCGATATTTTGAAAGTGGAGAGAAGCCCCGAAAGTCCATCCTACAATATCATACAATGGATTAGAACAATGAGAAAGGATACCGAGTTGCCCGCAACTCCACAGACTCAAGGCTTCACGGGCCTTTGTGTAGAGGAGCTTCATGGCGATAAGGAAGAGCTTGCCAAACAATTCAAGGCTTTCATGACAACGCTTCACGAGAATGAGCAGTGGTTGGAGCGTTTTGAGAGGGGGAAATGCGCTTCCTGTGGATTCATGCCAATGAATCCGTTGGTCACGTCCTGCATGCATCTGTATTGTGAGGAATGTTATTACCTTCTCATGAAGGAGGGTGAAACACGGATCTGCTCAAGTTGCAATACATGCATTGAAGCAGCTGCAATGTGCCCTATCGCGGACGATGGAGAGATCCGGGAGCCACCTTCGGCTCTCATAGTcgaaaagacgaagaagcagaagaaaccatctaagaagaacaagaaaaagacacaaaGAGGTTTTATGGGTGGCTTTCCAGCAGTTGCCTCACACGGCCGAGATGAatctgaggatgaagaagtggatgaagacgaggaggtaGATTGGATTTCTGTGAGTGGTGGCGAAATGACCAGTGCCAAACTTGTCAAGATACAAGAGATCGTCAAGGGTTGGATTGACGAGAACCCGGACGTGAAAATCGTCATATTTACTCAGtttcttgactttcttcGGCTGGTCGGGCTTATGTGCAATAAAGAGAAATGGGTGGCCACTTCCGTAAGTTCTAATCTTCGTCACAACCTGCCTCTGATCCATGGAGGGAGCGCTGCTAATCGCACGCAGTTGCACGGGAAACTGAGTCTACAAGCTCGTGAGCAGAGCATGGATAAGTTcagagatgagaaagaggTACGGATCTTGATTGCCAGTCTCAAGGCTGGAGGAATCGGACTCGACATGTCCATGGCGAACAAATGTATCCTGGTGGATCTATGGTGGAATGAAGCTATCCAACAACAGGTACTACACACACACACTTTCGATTTCATTCATTTTTACATTTCTGAGTAA
- a CDS encoding uncharacterized protein (predicted protein): MKAGSSQAPVEEKKETPVDSTPAHAQKPEPRPTDGEIFSSSGTPFQSDTAMERFFGLLGDSKSPQEIATSSPLEAPVVSQATPKKENIPGKPFKSSRFAGLFSPPPGSPAKETDSQLGNKSPTVQPSTTDADQEGFQRILQMLGGSKSRNATPHNDTAQANRPPSLPQADSVQSAISSPSREQIKRPDPMLMQESSMRSAPPAMDPQAREREHLLRLMQQVRVTPVTNQAPGNHGQPQSAGAVSGMMNMPEMLPPPPGLASAPKAPNFIDDPAIANMQRAEPDQLRRRPANGPPMGYFEDMPFPQGGQVPITPGGSRAPQGQGLPGMGVQRPPGFEHLPPPGWAGHQLPPQQGGGPGPLAPPPGIPTPTRGVNPNFMSNMMPMHGNVPPLGERQPFPRGAGGNGSAGFPPPPGMMPPPGYMNGPPPSGFPPMPPNAEALMGLGHGGQGPFDGNPGPQGPPHSSRHLLDMFGQVGAGDARGGMARSLLDAKLTWHMAGLLPGVSGRFFAKFDMYSKSMCCFVWCPPSVRSKDWL; encoded by the exons atgaaggcGGGATCTTCTCAGGCTCCTgtagaggagaagaaagagacacCCGTGGACTCAACTCCGGCCCATGCTCAGAAGCCGGAGCCAAGACCAACAGACGGCGAaatcttcagcagcagcggGACACCGTTTCAATCAGACACGGCAATGGAACGCTTTTTCGGACTTCTGGGTGACTCTAAATCTCCTCAGGAAATCGCTACCTCGTCACCTCTAGAGGCCCCCGTAGTCAGTCAGGCTACACctaagaaagaaaatattccGGGAAAGCCCTTCAAATCTTCTCGTTTTGCTGGGTTGTTTAGCCCGCCTCCCGGCAGCCCAGCAAAAGAGACCGATTCGCAGCTGGGGAACAAGTCTCCTACTGTCCAGCCGTCAACTACTGATGCTGACCAGGAAGGGTTTCAGCGTATTCTACAGATGCTGGGAGGGAGCAAGTCGCGCAATGCTACTCCTCACAACGATACCGCGCAAGCCAATCGGcctccatctcttcctcaagcaGACTCTGTTCAAAGCGCTATCTCATCCCCTTCTCGCGAGCAGATCAAGCGGCCAGACCCCATGCTCATGCAGGAGAGTTCTATGCGGAGTGCTCCCCCTGCTATGGATCCTCAAGCCCGCGAACGGGAACATTTACTTCGCCTAATGCAACAAGTCCGGGTCACTCCTGTTACAAACCAGGCTCCAGGTAACCATGGTCAACCACAAAGCGCCGGCGCCGTTTCTGGTATGATGAATATGCCAGAAATGCTCCCACCCCCTCCAGGGCTTGCATCTGCACCAAAGGCTCCCAACTTTATTGACGATCCGGCGATAGCTAATATGCAGAGAGCGGAGCCTGATCAGCTTCGCCGACGACCCGCAAATGGACCTCCGATGGGTTACTTTGAGGATATGCCGTTCCCTCAAGGCGGCCAAGTTCCCATCACTCCGGGTGGAAGTCGGGCTCCTCAAGGTCAAGGTCTACCTGGCATGGGCGTGCAGAGACCGCCAGGCTTTGAACACTTGCCACCTCCTGGATGGGCTGGCCATCAGCTTCCTCCACAGCAGGGCGGCGGTCCCGGCCCTCTCGCTCCCCCACCGGGTATTCCTACTCCAACACGGGGCGTCAACCCTAACTTCATGTCTAATATGATGCCAATGCATGGCAATGTTCCACCGCTCGGTGAGCGTCAACCCTTCCCACGTGGCGCTGGCGGCAATGGATCAGCCGGATTCCCGCCTCCCCCGGGTATGATGCCCCCCCCGGGATACATGAACGGCCCTCCTCCGTCTGGCTTCCCGCCTATGCCACCCAATGCCGAAGCCTTGATGGGTCTTGGTCATGGTGGCCAGGGCCCTTTCGACGGTAACCCCGGTCCACAGGGGCCTCCACATTCCTCTCGGCATTTATTGGATATGTTTGGACAAGTCGGCGCTGGAGACGCCCGGGGCGGCATG GCGCGCTCCTTGCTTGATGCGAAACTCACGTGGCATATGGCGGGATTATTGCCGGGTGTATCAGGCCGCTTTTTTGCCAAATTTGATATGTATTCCAAGTCTATGTGTTGCTTTGTCTGGTGCCCACCGTCTGTGCGTAGCAAGGACTGGCTTTGA
- a CDS encoding uncharacterized protein (predicted protein) — protein MDPPQELDISASLSETVETRREQAGAKGALARGLLALQNRSSQLPSSSEPSHMSETTMAPESRGAEAALGATDTSAKPQNNPQAGHTFTVVVPDLSFYELDDDLNPPMDIAQALSGFIQNEASDHQLPVNDLAVASSLSIQIEDAEPGPSTRPADPESLEWPDEMLDSVNDNDTSEFDVIKSWFKGLVNPTMEDAVKYKAAKLQEKARETRVSNREALQLQDDEYDEFVGDEENPGLFVTPEPAQESSSHVQLPEQNESKLAAEPTEEPKKTTRKKRQNKISAEEKRRSMQFGLDVVLGKVDKKKVRKEAQG, from the exons ATGGATCCGCCCCAGGAACTTGATATCTCAGCCTCTCTATCCGAAACTGTTGAAACTCGCCGAGAGCAAGCGGGAGCAAAAGGTGCCCTTGCCAGAGGCTTACTAGCACTCCAAAACAGGAGCTCACAGCTACCCTCATCGTCGGAACCCAGCCACATGTCTGAAACTACCATGGCTCCTGAGAGCAGAGGCGCAGAAGCAGCGCTTGGTGCTACCGATACGAGCGCAAAGCCTCAAAACAATCCTCAGGCAGGCCATACGTTTACCGTGGTCGTCCCCGACCTTTCATTCtatgagctggatgatgacctcAACCCACCAATGGATATTGCACAGGCTCTTTCAGGATTTATTCAAAATGAGGCCTCTGATCACCAGCTTCCGGTTAATGACTTAGCAGTTGCTTCATCGTTATCGATCCAgattgaagatgctgagCCTGGTCCCTCCACTAGGCCAGCTGATCCAGAATCCTTGGAGTGGCCAGACGAGATGTTGGACTCCGTGAATGATAACGACACATCAGA GTTCGATGTAATTAAGTCCTGGTTTAAAGGCCTTGTCAATCCTACCATGGAAGACGCAGTGAAATACAAAGCCGCCAAGTtacaagaaaaggcaagggAAACAAGAGTATCAAACAGAGAAGCACTTCAATTACAGGATGACGAGTACGACGAGTTTGTAGGGGATGAGGAAAATCCCGGCTTATTCGTTACCCCCGAGCCCGCCCAAGAAAGTTCATCTCATGTGCAGCTACCAGAACAAAATGAGTCTAAGCTCGCAGCAGAGCCCACAGAAGAACCGAAGAAAAcaacgagaaagaagaggcagAATAAGATATCTGCTGAAGAGAAACGACGAAGCATGCAGTTTGGACTTGACGTTGTTCTTGGCAAAGtagacaaaaaaaaagtcaggaaagaagcgcaaggctAG
- a CDS encoding NRDE family protein (predicted protein) produces MCIAFFSTAHPQYRLIICNNRDEFLHRPTSRADWWPSPHSHVLSARDLVRPIHPTWLGITKQGRIAVLTNYHEDTCAKAVGKYSRGEVVNSWLALSPDSAQTTQEFVNQWTTNGELANIGGFNLVCGNVMEPLAILASRASETEPILWIADKPGQTVGLSNTDYDDRSWPKVEKGEDAIVDAIAGHVQNQESEDNLIERLLGVLSVDTLPRLSNDAGVQEYIPHLPQSVFIPPIGRDKQARDEAESANQDKREQSPVLPSTPEGTPNRAYLEGLYATQKQTVILVGFDGRVRYFERTLYDDDAQPVSTEARDRSFEFRIEK; encoded by the exons ATGTGTAtcgccttcttttccaccgCTCATCCCCAATATCgcctcatcatctgcaacAACCGAGAC GAATTCCTCCACCGACCAACTTCCCGTGCAGACTGGTGGCCGTCCCCTCATTCCCACGTCCTCAGCGCCCGAGATCTTGTGCGCCCCATCCACCCCACCTGGCTGGGTATCACAAAACAAGGCCGCATAGCCGTGCTAACAAATTACCATGAAGACACCTGCGCAAAAGCCGTCGGGAAATACAGCCGTGGCGAGGTGGTCAACAGCTGGCTCGCATTGTCGCCGGATAGCGCGCAAACCACCCAAGAGTTCGTGAACCAATGGACCACGAACGGAGAGTTGGCCAATATCGGCGGATTTAACCTCGTGTGTGGAAATGTTATGGAGCCGCTGGCGATTTTGGCCAGCCGGGCGTCGGAGACGGAACCAATCCTCTGGATCGCAGACAAACCGGGCCAAACGGTCGGGCTGAGCAATACGGACTACGATGATCGGTCTTGGCCTAAGGTTGAGAAGGGGGAAGACGCGATTGTTGATGCGATTGCGGGACATGTTCAGAACCAGGAGAGCGAGGACAATTTGATCGAGAGGCTATTGGGCGTGCTTAGTGTGGATACGCTACCACGATTGAGCAACGATGCTGGAGTCCAGGAATACATCCCGCACCTTCCGCAGAGTGTTTTTATTCCACCTATCGGGCGTGATAAACAGGCGCGGGATGAAGCAGAGTCAGCTAATCAGGACAAGAGGGAGCAGAGTCCAGTTCTACCGTCTACTCCTGAGGGAACGCCCAATCGTGCATATCTGGAAGGGCTGTATGCGACACAGAAGCAGACGGTCATTTTGGTGGGTTTCGATGGGCGGGTCCGGTATTTTGAACGTACATTGTACGACGATGATGCTCAGCCAGTCTCTACAGAGGCTCGCGACCGGTCGTTTGAGTTCCGTATTGAAAAATAG
- a CDS encoding FAD-dependent oxidoreductase (predicted protein) — protein sequence MPRDILVVGAGIAGLASAIALSNELAPVVPELKITVYDGASELTTSGGAISLTPVAQRYLDELGVLSELNQMDDQAGIEVDAIDLFSVRAGRRLGPLRFTDENGHGYGGYKGRRVLRSALSEAMLAVARRLPNVSVHYDKKLIGGSTTAENVTLHFEDGSTATGDLVLGCDGVHSATRTKIVDPGNRSEYTGVSFIQSMADARNFTATMPFTQTAVHLARHSSLLTSYCDPKHEKLFVAAIVRVSEHLIEKYQAMSGTDLAAQKNMRMSMRYLVRAQFGMSSLPYIREIIDRTEDWMLYPVYQVRQRGKWHTDRILLLGDAAHAMPPRDESAAYAVEDAIIFSKLLAQNPDCELLRLFEEYEELRRGLVNKAFDASRRLWQSDLDKGLFPGQTRDLMSPVHLPPDSCVGKRATQPINKRNLPAPTHESFSDLSVYSLTSDLGRTVDATNAD from the exons ATGCCGCGCGATATTCTCGTCGTCGGTGCCGGCATTGCTGGCCTCGCCAGCGCCATTGCCCTTTCCAACGAGCTCGCCCCCGTCGTTCCCGAATTGAAAATCACGGTGTATGATGGCGCATCGGAGCTCACGACGTCCGGCGGCGCCATCAGTTTGACGCCGGTCGCTCAGAGGTATCTCGACGAGTTAGGGGTCTTATCCGAGTTGAACCAGATGGACGATCAAGCTGGGATTGAAGTGGATGCAATTGATCTATTTTCCGTGCGTGCCGGCCGCCGTTTGGGCCCCCTCCGATTTACCGACGAGAACGGACACGGATATGGTGGCTATAAGGGTCGTCGGGTGTTGCGCAGCGCTTTGTCAGAAGCCATGCTGGCAGTGGCTCGCAGGCTGCCGAACGTCTCAGTTCACTACGACAAAAAACTGATCGGGGGAAGCACAACGGCGGAGAATGTCACATTGCACTTCGAAGATGGTTCAACCGCCACGGGGGACTTGGTCTTGGGATGCGATGGGGTTCACTCGGCGACACGGACGAAAATCGTAGATCCCGGCAACCGGTCCGAATATACCGGTGTCTCTTTCATACAAAGCATGGCCGACGCCCGGAACTTTACCGCAACGATGCCCTTTACTCAAACTGCAGTGCACCTCGCCCGGCATAGTTCGCTCCTGACGAGCTACTGCGACCCAAAACACGAGAAGCTCTTTGTAGCGGCAATCGTCCGCGTGAGCGAACACCTGATCGAGAAGTACCAGGCGATGTCGGGAACGGACCTGGCGGCACAAAAGAATATGAGGATGTCAATGCGCTACCTGGTCCGGGCGCAGTTTGGCATGTCAAGTCTGCCGTATATCCGCGAGATCATTGATCGAACCGAGGATTGGATGTTATACCCCGTGTACCAGGTTCGTCAACGAGGGAAATGGCATACAGATAGGATACTGTTACTCGGAGATGCCGCACACGCA ATGCCCCCGCGCGATGAATCGGCCGCGTATGCGGTAGAGGATGCGATCATATTTTCCAAGCTCTTGGCGCAGAATCCCGACTGTGAGCTACTCAGATTGTTTGAAGAATACGAAGAGCTTCGACGAGGACTGGTCAACAAGGCATTCGATGCATCACGCAGGCTGTGGCAAAGTGACCTTGACAAGGGCCTTTTTCCTGGCCAAACTCGCGATTTGATGTCTCCTGTCCACCTTCCACCCGACAGCTGTGTTGGAAAGCGTGCCACACAGCCgatcaacaagagaaaccTACCCGCTCCGACACACGAGAGCTTCTCAGATCTGTCCGTGTACTCATTGACCAGCGATCTTGGGCGGACTGTTGACGCAACGAACGCTGATTAA
- a CDS encoding uncharacterized protein (predicted protein), translating to MNVFPEKRGTISLFASKGQREGAIVAVILEELKLPYHLYLDKKLEDIGAQSFPVLRNTQSDGESVNLSGFHDVVSYLITRYDTAHDVSYKKGSKEDEEVNRLVASLTEPNAAHPEERRFDLDAKDDIPFARKAIITTWWARNALLRTSSTSPTWLPQAQLVSTWRGSRS from the exons ATGAACGTCTTCCCAGAAAAGCGAGGAACGatctctctttttgcctcCAAAGGCCAAAGAGAGGGGGCCATTGTTGCCGTCATCCTCGAGGAACTCAA ACTCCCCTATCACCTCTATCTGGACAAAAAACTAGAAGATATTGGTGCGCAAAGCTTTCCCGTGCTCAGGAACACGCAAAGCGACGGCGAGTCCGTCAATCTTTCCGGGTTCCACGATGTTGTGTCGTACCTGATTACGCGCTATGACACGGCGCACGATGTGTCCTATAAGAAGGGCTCtaaggaggatgaagaggtaAACAGATTAGTCGCATCTTTAACTGAGCCCAATGCAGCCCATCCGGAAGAGCGTCGCTTCGATCTCGATGCAAAGGATGACATCCCCTTCGCCAGAAAGGCTATCA TAACTACCTGGTGGGCAAGAAATG CACTCTTGCGGACCTCGTCCACCTCCCCTACGTGGCTGCCGCAGGCTCAGCTGGTCTCGACCTGGAGAGGTTCCCGGAGCTGA
- a CDS encoding uncharacterized protein (predicted protein) → MQPNSQDILDSPGYLPQWSPSSADLLPWEAYENWTSPRHSFAAPNQFEDAPVLPPLKQDLVQNTSKLSSKTRTSPPQSHCSASSSTIASLSPPPSSPSGSPSSTPHEGSAHPSSRRSAHNRIEKRYRENLSKNFAALESSLQGYYTRGVGSGRPRFYCQRKHASKKMAVLTDAVNYIGELEAETVMLKKKLETLRQALLPNGIWRYTLTDD, encoded by the coding sequence ATGCAGCCGAATTctcaagatattctcgatTCTCCCGGCTACTTGCCACAGTGgtctccatcttctgcagACCTTCTCCCGTGGGAAGCGTACGAGAATTGGACATCTCCGAGGCACTCATTCGCCGCGCCCAACCAGTTTGAGGACGCGCCCGTGCTACCGCCACTCAAGCAAGATCTAGTACAGAACACATCGAAACTTTCTTCTAAAACCCGCACATCGCCTCCGCAATCTCATTGCTCTGCCTCGAGCTCAACCATCGCCTCTTTATCGCCGCCgccatcttccccatctgGTTCGCCCAGTTCCACGCCTCACGAAGGTTCAGCGCATCCCTCATCCCGGCGCTCAGCACATAACAGAATTGAAAAACGCTACCGGGAGAACCTCAGTAAGAACTTTGCTGCACTTGAGTCGTCTCTGCAAGGCTATTACACGCGAGGGGTTGGAAGTGGCAGGCCCCGCTTCTACTGTCAGAGAAAGCATGCTTCTAAGAAGATGGCAGTTCTGACCGATGCCGTCAATTATATCGGGGAGTTGGAGGCAGAGACAGTCAtgttgaaaaagaagctggagacATTACGGCAAGCGCTGCTACCGAATGGAATATGGAGATACACCTTAACCGATGACTAA